The genomic stretch TGGTCAAGAAATGTACTTCACATCTGCAAGTAGTTCCAAATTTTATCTCAACATAATGTGTtatcatctacttttgatttaATCACCAAAATCTAAGTTTTTGATATCTTTTGGGTAGTCGACAAGACAAATAGAGATGAATTTTTCCAAGAATCTGCTGAATTCATGTGAAATAAGTTTATGAGACTACCAAAACATGGATAAAATCGAATTAACAATCACACGAGTACTATCTTTAGTATAGATGGACTGCTGAACCAAAATGTAATATGTCTAAAGCATTCTATCAAATGATGGCACGAATTTCCAAATCCAAATTCCAATAACGAAACTACAGTGCCGTCTTCAAAGCTCACTTTGTTGGATCCAAGTACGTCAATGGAAGATGGTAATTGCCAATACAAGATGCAAACAATCATGCGAGCAAAATGCCTCAAACGTCCATGGACGACGACAAGCACATCAAAAGCAAATCAAAACCTACTGGTGATTGGATAAAGAGATACCATTAGGGAAAGCCGGAGTTTCCTCTTGGTGTTCTTCTTCGCCAACAAGTGCTGCTTCCCAGCCCGTCTCCTCACAATTTATCCTCTTCTTCCCGTCACACGGAATCGCTTCGTGGAAGCCTTCAAGCCCATTAAAGAAGGAAATTTTCCCGTCAGATGGATCAAAAAGGACCAGAAGACGTACAAGGACGGTACCTTGTGCGTCTTCATCTTGTAGCACTTTGCGGCGAAGACAGTGAGAGCGGAATGCTtctgagaagaggggattggaaagGGATCTCTGCGGAGTAGAAGAGGGGAACCAGACATGGCCGTGGATGAGCCGAGCTTGTTCTTGAGTGAGAGAGCCATGGGAGACACGAGCGGCGGACGCCATTGGAGAAACCAAGTGGCGGTGGGGTGACAGGAGACGACCTCACGAAGCAAAGAGAAGATGAGGCCATCTTATCTGTGTTCTTTTTGCTCCGCGCAGACCCTTTTTCTACCTCACTACCGCAGAAGGGTTTGCGAAAAGAGAGAATGGCTCACACCAAAAGctagtggatatatatatatatatatatatatatatatatatatatatatatatatatatatatatatatatatatatatacattttctaCCTTATTAaagactttttttttgttttctattgtaGGATTAACATTTTAACAAATGGCATAGCATCAATCTCCTCCTAACCTTGTACAATCCAATAAAGACCTGCATAGGTAAAACACATGTTGATTAGGAGCAAATATTAAAGAAAATTTGTTACTTTGTGGAAACATGAATACTTAGATTACATAAACACTTTATTAGCAAGGTAAAGTACTCCAAAGAATTGCGTGACAAAAAATCTAAGGCTCATCCATGGTTCGTAAAATCCACAGTATATATAGATTGATGTTTCAGTGCAGTTCCTTCTCCATGAGCTGATGACGATGGGAAAAGTACCAAGGTCCAAAACAAGGAAACTTCAGACCACCACATCAAAAGCATCGTGAGAAGAGAGCAAAGAATTTCTGGATTGGCAGTGACATTAGCAAAATACCAATAATGAGCAGAACTGACTGGCTCGTTGTCATTGTGAATCAACAATGTGATCTAAATCAAGATACAATGGGTATAGCTTGATTGTTTTACATAAGCCTGCAAGTGATGACAGCATGATCTGTTAGTTAGAAGATAGCAATGGTGCAATAGCATCATTCCAGTGGACTGGTCGGCAGCATCCTCCGTTACCCAAAGCTTGCCAACAATCTCCTTCCTCCGATGATACAGAATTCTCCTACAATTCGACCCGACAGGTTATGCAATAATGCTCTCTCTTGGGCGCATCAAGATGCCTATAGTTTCCCACTCCAAACTGCAAACAACGTCCTGTAGACGCAAGTCAAATGGGTGAATTTTAAGAACATGTAAAACATGAGAATTGCGCAACTGAAATTTCAAGGGTAGCAAAAGTTTTCCATTTGGTCAAACTCACAGATGggttttgaggatcaatatcaaaAGCATTGATGGCACAGGGCTCTATTAGTAGTTCTGTTGGTTCTTCACCTGTGACACCAGAAACCATCAGGTTTTTCTGCCCACAATTATAGAATAAAGCAAACTGGATTAGAGGAACCTTTATTCTAGTTAATAGTGTTTCATTAAGCAGCATAGATCATACAAAAGGAACCTTAGGTACCCAAAGTAAAGCAACAGgaaatttaagaaaataaaagaattacATGAACACTGAAAGTATGCTCAAACCTCGCGACAGCACACACCGGCCACATCAATGGATTCACTATCTACAGTTACACTTTCATAAACCTGCCAAGAGAAACTTGGGTCTCAAAGAATAGAAGGCTTCAGACTGGGCATTGACGAGGGATGACGTTCCATGAGGTAATGATCTTAAACTCATCATCAAGCTATGCACCTTTAAGTCTAAATCACACttcattttgaataaatattactaTCAAAAAGCTCACTGATTCTTAGATCTCTACTAGGAATCAAAACCTCCCAAAGTTAGTCCCTACAGTTCTCATGACttatggaaaagaaaaaaaaaaacttcctaATAGTTGAAATGATCCAGCATTCCTCCTCGAGAATCTCTCAGTAAGCATATAGTTAAGACAGTAACTCTTACGACACTAGGTcaaggaaaattttctttttctgttttttaAATGCAATTTATTATTAGAGTAGCAATAATATGGAAAGAGAGGGCTACAGAATGGCAGGAACATATAATTCCAGAATATCCACGGTAATCAGTAGTCAGTTTTAGTGCCTAAGGAGAAGTGATTATGCATTATTTATGTGAATAATAAAAGGTATGACAGATGATCACAGAAGACTGCTAATTCTTAAGGTGCTTAGTTTCTGCATGTATAAATTGAATTGGTCAGACTGATAAAAACACAATAGTACTGCCTAGCAAGATTTTAAGGAATAATAATTCAGATAAGAAAAATATATCAGCCATAGCAGAGAACTTATTAGCAATGTTAAGTGAAAAaaggtcaaaaataaaaaatttaaaacaacAAATGGACCTGGCAAACTCACATTTAGACAAACACATAATAGCAACCAATCAATTATAGGAATCGAAGCAACCAGTTTCATGTCTAGATCTTCATGGAAAATTCTACTTAATGTTAAGTAACATTTTGATCATCATAAGAGGAAGCAAACCTTGTTCAAGAACAGCGAGGATTCCATCTTCTGAACATATCATGACAGGTAATATCTTTGCAGATGCAGCCGAGGTAACACTTGAAGACCGAGAGTGACCATCATACTGGACCTCCCAGACCTCACTCTCTGAGACAGATACTCGTCTTCCATCATGACCTACCCCAGACAGAAGGATTGGTTGCTGTTGATAACGAAGATCCCAGGCAAATATAGTACCAGATGAGCCCCCGACCTTCAAAATAATTAGAGAGATTGCTTGTTAAAATGTATTGCAGAAAACTTTGGAGTTAATTAGAATAAATTCAGTTCAGAAAAATCAATACATAAACAAAACCTACTAGCAGTACCAGTGAAATATTATCTGTGAGGTGCTTTCAGTGAGAGAAGCATGCTTAAGGCAGACATGGACATACTTTGACAGTTCATCTTAAAATTTATATCTGCTAACCTTATTTCCAAGACTGACCCAGGTGACTGCATAATTTACAGTGTATGCACAAAACATCTGACACATGCATATGCATACGCGGTTTGGTCATGCACTGAGCCCACACACGGTCAGCGTAATGGATACTATTTGAAATTGTCTGCATTGGTCCTATCCAGAAGTCATATATAAGTGAACCAAGATATTTAGATAGGTCAAGTGAGGGCAAGATATACCAATGGCCAATCAATATAATCTGGAACCTAAATCTTCTCCTAATCTCTCCCACTCTTCTTATGGCGGCATCAAATAGCAGCATCTGTTCctgttccttttcttttctccaCCTTCATTTGCCACTATCAAATCCTCCATCTTTTTCCTATAATGTATGTGTTTGCCCTTGTGGGTTCATTTCCTTCACAGTTCACAGAAATGTGCTAACCattctatatatatttttcacTTTTATAAAGATCTAATGCACATTTGAGATACAGCCACCTGAGTGCCATTAAAAGGTTTTCACATTCCAAAACCTAGCCTTTAATGCTTTTAAAAAAGGACAATTTAAAGTACATTCCAAGAcccttcatgaataaaactttttGTATCATATTTGCGCCTTCCAGAAGGTGTAGATGTGCACTTTTCACCACCCATCCTTTTGTGCTATATAGAAAATGAGTCCATCTTGCCTTGAGAAGCAGATTAAAATGAGAAAACAAGCAATTGTAACTTAGACGGCTAGGTCTACCTCCTATTCACCTTAATGAGGCAATCAATAATGGTTCAATTTTAAGGAACTGGAAAGGAATTCCAGTTTGGACCTCATATCACACTCAAGCAAAAGTACAAATGCACCAAATTGTGAAAAGCATATCTAAGgggaaatttgataaaaaaaatctgcAGATTTCACCTTTGATGgccttcaaaaatcaaaacatttagtCATTAAAATAAGCTTTGACACGTAAGCTTGTATCTAAAAAATTAATAGCAGAGTGTAAGCCATCTCACCATGCATATATGCTTACGTGATGGATGAATATCTATGGAATGCACTATACCAGTAGCTTTGTCTTGTGCCCTGCATAGGATAATAAACTTAACATATATAGCTAAAAGAATGTACAAATATCACTTGCTTGTAAAAGGTAGAAAATTCAGGTTCAATGGCAAATACAGAATTACTGTAAAATATTGAATAACAGTGTCTGAGTTTATAGTACCAATCCTCGCAGAAAGATGGAGTCATTAGTCCTTTTATTTCATTAACCAGTTGACAAGATACCAAAATAGCAGACAACCCCAAATACTTGGGACATTACAGCCTGTTCTCCTTTTGGTAATAGTATTGACAATACATCAAAATCACTGTGGTTAGTGGTTGCAGTGTGACTCTCTACAATTTTTTTTGGAGAGAACTAGCTCTGCATCTTAACCCTACAAATTTTAAACTGTTTTCTGCTAAAATAGACTATAACATAAATTTTCACTTGAGCATGTGCTATATATCTACATTGTTCCAAATAATCAAACTAAATCGTCAAATCTCAATGCAAACACATTGATTGCATCACAAGGATACAAACCAATGACATCTAGAGCTACGCCATGAGTAATTACAAGTAAAAGAACAAATACACCTAAAAAGGGATTTCTTTGTGTCAGAGAGGTAAACAGCAAGTCTCACCAGTTACACTTTAACTGAGACACCAAACCGCCGGGCTTCCTCTGATCCCACCACTGGACCCCAAACCCCAGACCACCAGTCGCGAACTCCATTGGCGACCCCCACCTAGCCGCGGTGTAGGACACGAGACCCCGGCTATCGTACACCCTCCTATAGTCGAGCCTGGCCTCCCCTATGGTCACCATATTCACCCTGCCATCCTCCCCTGCGGTGATGCACTCCCTCCCGCCCTCCAGGAGATCGACGGCCGAAACTAGTCCCGCGTGCAGCGATCGATCAGCGATGGAAAGCTCGGAGTCGATGGACCCGTCGACGGGATCCACGAAGAGGACGTGAAGAGAACCGGAGAGggtagcggcggcgacggcgaGGTGCTTGTGGGGGGTCGGGGAGGATCGGAGTGCCGATATCCGGGAAGGGGAGGGCCAAGAGGAGCGGACGTGGAGACTCGGCTCACCGATGCTCGGGGAGAGGGGGGAGGTGGCTAGGGTTAAGGAGTGGATCTCAATCGCGGAGGCGGCAGCCGAGGAGCTGGCGTCCGGGTCATGGACGGCGGCGGCAACGAAGCGGTCGAAGGCGGAGACGGCAGAGAGCCATCGGACGGCGTCAATCGACTTCGATTGCGGGAAGCGATGGAAGTACTCGCCGGTTTCCGCCATTACGCCCTCTCTGTTGGGTTCAAAGCTTAACCTGCGAGCATTTTAAGTGGCAGGAGAAATAGTTTTGGTACTCCTTTATTATGTACCCGCTCGGATACCTTCCTTGTGATTCGGTTCTGAGAAATCGAAAGCGGTGCGAGGTCGATGCGTCCGTTGCCTATTCAATTTCGCGGGCTGGGGGGCCCATTAATCACAAGAGAGACCACGAATCATAACGTTTA from Musa acuminata AAA Group cultivar baxijiao chromosome BXJ1-3, Cavendish_Baxijiao_AAA, whole genome shotgun sequence encodes the following:
- the LOC103973867 gene encoding nuclear pore complex protein NUP43 — translated: MAETGEYFHRFPQSKSIDAVRWLSAVSAFDRFVAAAVHDPDASSSAAASAIEIHSLTLATSPLSPSIGEPSLHVRSSWPSPSRISALRSSPTPHKHLAVAAATLSGSLHVLFVDPVDGSIDSELSIADRSLHAGLVSAVDLLEGGRECITAGEDGRVNMVTIGEARLDYRRVYDSRGLVSYTAARWGSPMEFATGGLGFGVQWWDQRKPGGLVSQLKCNWAQDKATGIVHSIDIHPSRKHICMVGGSSGTIFAWDLRYQQQPILLSGVGHDGRRVSVSESEVWEVQYDGHSRSSSVTSAASAKILPVMICSEDGILAVLEQGEEPTELLIEPCAINAFDIDPQNPSDVVCSLEWETIGILMRPRESIIA